One Sporosarcina sp. FSL W8-0480 genomic window, CAACTTGCAGAAAAAACAAGTAGAAAAAATACATTAGACAAGCTATGGGCTAAATCATGACCTACACTTGAAATATAGATTCCAACAAAAAACTCCCACGAAAGACTTTCAAGATTGCTGACAATAATCCACATATTCATGAACCAGCCGAATAGATAACCCCATATAAATCCAAATATGCATTTCCCCCAAACTTTCTTCATCCACCATGTATTTCTCAACAACCCAGCTGACATCCCCATCATCCCCCATGCATACATTTGCCACGGCGTCCAAGGACCTTGCCCGAGAAAAAAGTTCGAGACGATGGCTGCAACAGCCCCAACTATAAAACCTGATTCTGCTCCGAATACGAGACCTGCTATTATGATTACGAAAGAGGTCGGTTGAACACTTGGTATACCTGCAAAAGGTACGCGCCCTACCGCTGCGATTGCCGCCAACATCGCCAAGATGACCACTTCCCTACCTGAAATGGATTTGATTTCAAATCTTGCGAAAAACGGAAGCATAATGCATCCGATTATAATGAAACTGAGCAACAAATACGCTTTGTAATGAAAGAGAGCGATCGAAGCTGCTAAGAGTATGGGGATGCTTACAGAAACACCGATTATATACTTCTGTGATTGCTCCAATTGGCTAACGCCTCCTCATATGTGAGCACTTCAAGTACATTACTTCCCCTTGTTGCGCGATTAAGTGCTGTCGTATAAAAGTAATTCCCCATAAATAATTGTCGGGGACTTCCTGTTACCGTGACTTCCCCGTCGAACATCATTGCGCATCTTTCCGCATTTTGAG contains:
- a CDS encoding ECF transporter S component, whose amino-acid sequence is MLPFFARFEIKSISGREVVILAMLAAIAAVGRVPFAGIPSVQPTSFVIIIAGLVFGAESGFIVGAVAAIVSNFFLGQGPWTPWQMYAWGMMGMSAGLLRNTWWMKKVWGKCIFGFIWGYLFGWFMNMWIIVSNLESLSWEFFVGIYISSVGHDLAHSLSNVFFLLVFSASWLRILERFKRKYGLLGEDRFRAVDG